From the Candidatus Zixiibacteriota bacterium genome, one window contains:
- the nadD gene encoding nicotinate (nicotinamide) nucleotide adenylyltransferase, with product MPAPKPGERWGILGGAFDPVHNGHLALAQNIMFLRRQSGVFLVPTVDPPHRTQLPVASFDHRLAMARLAADELDGIEVSDVEKTTPRPSYTLHTVRALRARYPGVELELTIGADQLSQLKSWYLWETLLSEIKLLVGLRPGAPVGDLSAFPENCIQ from the coding sequence ATGCCGGCTCCTAAGCCGGGCGAGCGGTGGGGAATTCTCGGCGGGGCGTTTGATCCTGTCCATAACGGCCATCTGGCTCTCGCTCAAAACATCATGTTCCTTCGCCGGCAGAGTGGAGTCTTCCTGGTGCCAACTGTCGACCCGCCGCATCGGACCCAGCTGCCAGTGGCTTCATTCGACCATCGTTTGGCGATGGCACGACTGGCCGCGGATGAACTAGACGGCATCGAAGTCAGTGACGTAGAGAAGACCACCCCCCGTCCCAGCTACACTCTGCACACGGTGCGAGCGCTTCGCGCGCGCTATCCCGGCGTGGAACTGGAGTTGACAATTGGCGCCGATCAACTAAGCCAGCTAAAATCCTGGTATCTATGGGAGACGCTATTGAGTGAAATCAAGCTCCTGGTTGGTCTGCGCCCCGGCGCCCCGGTCGGCGATTTGTCTGCTTTCCCCGAAAACTGTATCCAGAT
- the bamD gene encoding outer membrane protein assembly factor BamD: protein MTPRRHIHMVFLLLVVILAGCGGKTNLAKLSSRELFELGMEKYKKKKYLEAIEALQATIFNYPGESQIDTAQYYLALSYFGNEDYVLGQVEFNRLLTNYPASPFAPQAQLMKAVCFFKGTPNHYGLDQTDLQTAITQFEDFILDYPESEAVPEANHYLKEARTRLAHKYYESGIVYIRLSDYTAARTYFQKVIDEYTNTEYAADATYQIAETYYRQRNWDKANELFSNFGTIWPEHRWAADAAERACEAAFQGGEEALRAGESTVARRRFERFRTACGQDTDRLKKVEEYLQMIGNLPVVEVDSTDAGS from the coding sequence TTGACCCCTCGGCGACATATCCACATGGTATTTCTGCTGCTGGTTGTAATCCTGGCCGGCTGCGGTGGGAAAACGAATTTAGCCAAGCTCAGCTCCCGCGAGTTATTTGAGCTGGGCATGGAGAAGTACAAAAAGAAGAAATACCTTGAGGCGATTGAGGCCCTGCAGGCGACTATCTTTAACTACCCGGGGGAGAGCCAGATCGACACGGCCCAGTACTACCTGGCGCTGTCGTATTTCGGCAACGAAGATTATGTCCTGGGACAAGTGGAATTCAACCGCCTGCTGACGAACTACCCGGCATCACCGTTCGCCCCTCAGGCTCAGCTTATGAAGGCGGTCTGTTTCTTCAAAGGTACGCCCAATCACTACGGACTCGACCAGACCGATCTCCAGACGGCCATCACCCAGTTTGAAGACTTCATACTTGACTATCCCGAGTCGGAAGCTGTCCCGGAGGCGAATCACTATCTCAAGGAGGCACGCACGCGGCTGGCTCACAAGTATTATGAGAGTGGCATTGTCTATATCCGCCTCAGCGACTATACTGCCGCCCGTACCTATTTCCAGAAAGTAATCGACGAGTACACCAACACCGAATACGCCGCTGATGCCACCTACCAGATCGCCGAGACGTATTACCGTCAGAGGAACTGGGACAAGGCCAACGAGCTGTTTTCCAACTTCGGGACAATCTGGCCCGAACACCGCTGGGCCGCCGACGCCGCCGAAAGGGCCTGTGAGGCCGCGTTTCAGGGCGGTGAAGAGGCTCTCCGCGCGGGCGAGTCAACTGTAGCGCGCCGTCGCTTTGAACGCTTCCGCACCGCTTGCGGGCAGGACACCGACAGACTGAAAAAGGTCGAGGAGTACCTGCAGATGATCGGCAATCTCCCGGTCGTTGAGGTGGATTCCACCGATGCCGGCTCCTAA
- a CDS encoding lytic transglycosylase domain-containing protein — translation MIQFEKLGIFLSRPIAFLLVLIYLVQSGLLVYLITDKFDLEEQISFQQKRIRELEERIQILKAIDDFQIGFNQDEKNKLGDVVYSESRKYGYDPMFVMAIILTESSFRKDQESPKGALGLMQVVPYVGAEVAPRAGVDWDGSETLHESESNIKLGTRLLFEQILKFGDVKKALVAYNMGETALRDLMRRNEPLPRRYLRAVEENYRMLKETYKV, via the coding sequence ATGATCCAATTCGAAAAGCTGGGCATATTCCTATCGCGGCCGATCGCCTTTCTGCTGGTGCTGATTTACCTAGTGCAGTCCGGCCTGCTGGTGTATCTCATCACTGATAAGTTCGACCTCGAAGAGCAGATTTCTTTTCAGCAAAAGCGGATCCGCGAACTGGAAGAACGCATTCAGATTCTGAAGGCAATCGATGATTTCCAGATTGGCTTCAACCAGGACGAGAAAAACAAGCTCGGCGATGTCGTCTATTCGGAGAGCCGGAAATACGGCTACGACCCGATGTTTGTCATGGCGATCATCCTGACCGAATCATCGTTCCGCAAAGACCAGGAATCTCCCAAAGGGGCACTGGGTCTGATGCAGGTAGTGCCGTATGTCGGCGCCGAAGTGGCTCCGCGCGCCGGAGTAGACTGGGACGGCTCGGAAACCCTGCACGAATCGGAGTCCAACATCAAACTGGGCACGCGGCTTCTGTTCGAGCAGATTCTCAAATTCGGCGATGTCAAGAAGGCGCTGGTGGCCTACAACATGGGCGAGACCGCGCTGCGCGACCTGATGCGACGCAACGAGCCGCTCCCCCGGCGGTATCTTCGCGCGGTCGAGGAAAACTACCGCATGTTGAAGGAGACCTACAAGGTTTGA